In the genome of Clostridia bacterium, the window TTGGGAACAGCAGGCCGGTAGACCCTCTCAGTAGTCATCGCGTCATACGCATCGCATATCGCCAGAATGCGCGCCCAGAGGGATATCTCTTCGGCTCTCTTGCCATCTGGATACCCGCCTCCATCGTATCTCTCGTGATGCTCGAGTATCGCGCGATAGTCTTTGTCGCCATATATCTTCTCCATACCTCGGATGAGTTCAGCGCCCCAGGCTGGGTGTTTGCGAATCTCGTCGAACTCCTCAGGTGAAAGCGACTTCGTCTTGGTTAGGATCTGATCCGAGAGGTTCACCTTTCCGATGTCATGGAGCCTGGCCACGTACTCTATCTCCTCAACCTCGCCTCTAGAGAGATGATAAGCCTCCGCGAGGCGCCTCGCAAGCATGGCAACCCGTTCGGAGTGACCTCCGGTGTAGTGATCCTTGGAATCGATGATCCGTGCCAAGGCCACATTGATCTGCTCCGCGTTCTCCTGCTTCACGAGGGCGCGCTGAGTGTAATTCTTGTTGGAGATGAAGAATGCCTCAGTTAGAATGTACGCAATGAGCCCGCCGTACTCGTAAAGCGCTGCGGCCATGAGGCCCATCAGAGCCGACGGAAGCACTGAGTTCAATGATGCGAACACCACGCCTGGATCCAGCCTGAACCTGAACTGCGGCTGTGAAAGCATCACGTGGAGATTGACCGTGACGCCAGACACAAGCACCCAGGCGAGACCAGAAGCGATAGCGGCGAGCAGAAACCTGATGCTGGAGAAATCTGGTGCAAGATACGGCCAAACGAGGTGGAACACGGCGTAGGATGCGAGAGCGCACAGGGCTATGATCGCTCGGTTGCACACCATCTTCAGCACAGCTAGCCCCGCAGGATTGCACTCGACCAGTATCCTGTACTCCTGAAGGCTCAAACTTCCTATAGCTGCGACAAGCGCAGTAGTGCCCGCATCGTACTTCATGACTGAGATCATCATCACTGGAAGCACCATGACCACAACAGTACTGTGGAGGTTGATCACAGACAGTGACGATGCCCACAGGAGGGCGACGAACACCGCGGCGGATCCGATAGGAATCTCCAAAGCCGAGTTCGTTGCGACTAGAATCACAGCTGCTGCGATAAGGCTGAACATGTATGAGATACATAGCCTGTTGCTATTCTCGGGCACATCGACACCCCCTTCGGACCAAGCAAGGCCTAGATATAGCGAGACTCGAGAAGGGGCCCGTCGCAGCAAGCACCCTGGCGCGTCGTCGCGCTACTTTATCAGGCAGGTCTCTGCGAAAGCCATGACTGACAGAACGAGTGTCATGGCGGCAGCTATGAAGCTGACGAGTGCGAACTTCTTCACACGCTTCACCTCCCACAATCAACCTAGCAAACGGGAGGCTCAGCTCATCTTCAGATCTCATCTCGTGCTGCGACGGGCAAACTCAAACCAGCAATCGCGCCGCTTCTACTGCAAATCGGCGGCGCGCTCTAGTTGCCTATTCAGTGCTTGGAGTATGGAACGGACAACGGAGGTCGGGAGATCGTCCTTCTTGTAAGCGGCTCCTATGTACCGTCTCCTCTCTCCTGAATCCCGGCCTATTATGGTGACTTCTGTGATGACTCTATCTCCGATGATGCTGCAGTCCGCCTGCAGCCGATACTTGGCGCCTAGCAGAGCCTGGACTGCCTCCAGGGCCGCGTGTTTCATCACCTGATCAACCGAATCGTTCACTGCACACCCGCAGGCAGTGCCGCAGAATGACTCGCCTTCATAGTCCAAGGTGACGTGGCCAATCATGCTGTGTTTCGGCCCGTACTCGATCGCCACTCTGCTCAAAACAGGCCGCCTCAAGGCATTTGTTCCGGATTCGGGCGCCTCGCCGACCTGCGCGATGCTCACCCGCCGGTAGTCGACCTTCTCGCCCACCTCCAGCAGGTACACAGTCTCTATGTCCTTCTTCATTCTCTTGATCTCATCCTGATCCAGCTGCCCTGCCACCATCACATGTATCTCATCGCCCTCGACGGCGGCCAGGACTCTCACCCTAACAACGCCCGGGAGCGTAAGCAGCCTCTCCTCGGCCCTCGCGAGCCTGGCTTCCCTATCGCCCCCGGCTTCACGGTTCTCTGTCACTGCACCACTCCCCCTGCACTATGTCTCGGCAAACCACGGATTTGAATTCGCCTTCCTCTCGCGAATCCCTTCAACTGCGCTGCCGCCATAGGGTATAATTGAATGGATTCTCACTCTGCACGCGGGAGGAATGGGCTTGAAGAGGTTTGCCAAAATCGCCATTCTGGCGGCGTTTATCGTCTTCCTTATGGGCGCCGCCGAGGCGACCGTTGCAGTCAAGCACGTCGTGCTCATCTCCCTAGACGCGCTTGCAGCGCGTGACCTCCCATTCATCGCAGGACTGCCGAACCTGGGCAGACTGATTTCCCAGGGTGCAACGGTGCAGTCAGTTGTGTCAGTGTATCCGTCCATCACCTACCCAGCACATGCGACGATCGTCACCGGAGTAACCCCCGACGTGCACGGCATCACAGCCAACTACCCACTGCAGGTGGGCAACTCCAATCCTGCATACTACTTCTACGCACGGGATATCAAGGCGCGCACGATATACCAGGCCGCCGCTGACAAACATATCCGCACTGCCTGCATCCTGTGGCCAACCACATCCCGCGCCGAGATCGACTACTTGATCCCAGAAATATGGCCTACCAGGCCGGGTGAGAGTCAGATGATGCTCATTCTCGCGAACGCGAGTCCGATCACGGCTCTGGTGCTGAATGCCAGGTACGGCCATATGCTGGATGGTTTCGATACCAGCCGGATCGATGACTTCATCACCGCGTCCACTGCCTATATGTTGAAGACCAAGAGGCCGGGTCTCACGATGCTCCACCTGTCCGATCTCGATACGGTGAAACACGCGCATGGAGTAGACGCGCCAGAGGTCCAGGCCTGCCTAGCCCAGGAGGACCTCAGGATAGGCCAGATCCTTACGGCAATCGACGATGCTGGAATTGCGGGTTCCACCG includes:
- a CDS encoding HD-GYP domain-containing protein, whose translation is MPENSNRLCISYMFSLIAAAVILVATNSALEIPIGSAAVFVALLWASSLSVINLHSTVVVMVLPVMMISVMKYDAGTTALVAAIGSLSLQEYRILVECNPAGLAVLKMVCNRAIIALCALASYAVFHLVWPYLAPDFSSIRFLLAAIASGLAWVLVSGVTVNLHVMLSQPQFRFRLDPGVVFASLNSVLPSALMGLMAAALYEYGGLIAYILTEAFFISNKNYTQRALVKQENAEQINVALARIIDSKDHYTGGHSERVAMLARRLAEAYHLSRGEVEEIEYVARLHDIGKVNLSDQILTKTKSLSPEEFDEIRKHPAWGAELIRGMEKIYGDKDYRAILEHHERYDGGGYPDGKRAEEISLWARILAICDAYDAMTTERVYRPAVPKDVACAEIGRCAGTQFDPKLATLFLSKVQGW
- a CDS encoding ectonucleotide pyrophosphatase/phosphodiesterase, whose amino-acid sequence is MKRFAKIAILAAFIVFLMGAAEATVAVKHVVLISLDALAARDLPFIAGLPNLGRLISQGATVQSVVSVYPSITYPAHATIVTGVTPDVHGITANYPLQVGNSNPAYYFYARDIKARTIYQAAADKHIRTACILWPTTSRAEIDYLIPEIWPTRPGESQMMLILANASPITALVLNARYGHMLDGFDTSRIDDFITASTAYMLKTKRPGLTMLHLSDLDTVKHAHGVDAPEVQACLAQEDLRIGQILTAIDDAGIAGSTVVIITGDHGQSNTSWVINLNSVFARNGLIALSPDGNVRSWKAALNSCGGSAHVYVSDESARDRVAVILDELAADGEATGIESVRECTKCDGPAFVLEARPGYYFSDSLTGNLVAPAQCRAYHGYLPEKSDMHTLLVAAGPRIQAGTSVREARLIDIAPTIAWILGLSLPGALGRILDEIVVR